Genomic segment of Helicobacter sp. 12S02232-10:
AACAAGGCTTAAAAAACTTGAAAATGGAGAATTTGACGCAATTATTTTGGCTTGTGCAGGCGTGAATCGTTTAGGTATAGATACTTCTGAAGTTAGACATATATCGCCTATATCCACAGAGATAATGATTCCGGCTATGGGGCAGGGTGCTTTAGGTGTAGAGGCACTTGAAAACGGAGAAGTATTTTCTCTATTGAAATGTCTCAATCATAATCCTACAGCTATATGTTGCAATATTGAGCGGGCATTTGTGAGGGCTTTGGAGGGGGGGTGTCAGGTTCCTATCGGTGTGAATGCTTCAATTTCTGATAATAAGGTTTATATGAATGCAATCGTGGGGCTTCCTGATGGTTCTGAAATTCTTCAAGATAGAATTGAAGGGAATATAGGAGATGGAGAATTTTTAGCTCGAGAACTTGCTGAGAATTTTATCCAAAGAGGTGCCAAAGAGCTTTTAGAGAGAGCGCAGAAAATGATGTTTGGAGAATAGCTTTGCTTAAAGGTCTTTATGGGATTAGCAATGAGATTTTAAATCCTAATGATGAGATTTTTAGAATGTTGGGACAAGCCATTAAGGGGGGATTAAAAATTTTTCAACTTCGGGATAAGAGTCATTGTGATGAGGAAATTTTGAATCTTTCTTTAAAACTTGTTCGTTTTTGTGCTGAAAATGACGTTTTATTTGTTATGAATGATAGAGTTGATCTTGCTATTGAGGTTGGCGCAGATGGGGTTCATATTGGAGAACAAGATTGTTCTTTAAGAGAAGTTAGGAAACGTTTTAAGGGAAAAATCGGAGTTTCTTGTTATGATCGCTTGGAATTGGCATTAAAGGCTCAAGAAGAAGGGGCGGATTATGTTGCTTTTGGAGCTTTTTTTGATTCTAAAACCAAACCGAATGCTAAAAGAGTCTCTTTAGATATTATCAAAAAAGCGAAACAAGAGTTAAGTATTCCAATTTGTGCGATTGGAGGGATTAATCATCAAAATATTCATTTGTTAAAAGATGTAGAAATGGTTGCAGTAATTGGGGGACTTTGGCAAGGAGATATTCAAAAAAATGCGAAGTTGATGATCGAGCATTGGAAGAAATAATCTTCCAAATGCGGATTATCTTGTCTTGGGATTGGCTTCGTTTACTCTGATGGTTCTGCTCATAAATTCTGTGTTATCAAGAGAGCTGATAGCTTTTAGGGCTTGATCGTCTTCCATTTCTACAAAACCAAAGCCTTTTGCTCTGCCAGTTTCTCTGTCGCTCACAAGCTTTACTGACACTACGTTGCCGTATTTGCTAAAAAGCTCTTTGATATCTTCGTTGGTCGCACTATAGGCGAGATTTCCTACATAAATACTTTTCAAATCTATTCTCCGTTATGCTAAAATTAGAGGCGAACCTCAACAAACACTTATTCTTTAATTGTGTAGGCTGAGGAATCAGGAATGTGAAAATACCAATAAGAACTCAAACTTACATACTTAAAGTGTTGTAATAGTAAGCTAGTTAAGCTTAAAAACAATTAAAACGATGTCACTCATTCCTCAAAACAGATAAAGAATCAATATTAGAAGCTTTTTTTGCAGGGTAATAAGATGAAATGAAAACGATTATAACCGCTCCGATGATGGTAGAAAAAAAATCTGTAAGAGAGAGATCGATAGGGAGTTTGGTAATGCCATAAACATCTGCAGGCAAGGAAATAATAGGGAAAGTTGCCAGAATATATAAGACTATGATGGACAAGATTACGCCCAATAAAATGCCTCCAATTCCAATGCAGTTTCCAAGCCAAAAAAATGTTTTTTTAATTTCAGCAGAAGTCGCTCCCAAACTTAGAAGGAGTGCAATTTCTTTGCGTCTGTTCATAATTACCATTAATAAAGAACTGATGATATTTAATGAAGCCATCAGAATAATTAACATCAATACAATAAATAAGGCTCTTTTTTCTAATGCCATCGCTGAAAAGAAATTTCCGTTTTGTTGCCACCAACCTTCAATTCCTATGCCATAATTGGGAATTTCTAAAAGGGCTTGCTTGATTTTGGTAATGTCTTCCATTGGCTTGAGGGAAAAAATATGGATCCCATCATAGGTTTTAGAATCAATGTTTTTAATGGCAGCAATTGCTGAAAGATTGGTATAAATGTAGCTTGTGTCATATGCTTTGAGACCTGAATCAAAAAAACCTTTCACATCAAATCTTTTCATAATGGGCGAAAAGGTTAGCCCAGTTGGCTCAAGTTTTGTGAAAAATAGGCTAATTTTGGAATCATTTTGGAGCAATAACAAATCCTTAAGCCCTTCTCCGACAATGACAGAAAACTTATTTTTATGAAAATCTGAAATATTTGTTTTGGTAAGTGCTTTTGCAAATACTTCATTAATTTTGGCTTCTCTTTGAATATCTACTCCAAAAACAATGCCTGCAGACATTATTCCATTAGCTCTTGCAACCGATTGTATTCTTAGATAGGGGCTGAAAGAGAGATCAGGAAATTTATTTTCCAATGCTTCAAGAACTTTTTCAGAGATCCCTTTGCTACTCGTCGCAAATAGGGTAAGGGGGTAGTTCATAACAAAGAGTTTTTTTTCAAACTCCTTTGTCATTCCGTTCATAATCGCCATTGCCACAATCAGTACCATCACGCCCACTCCAACACCTAAAAATGCAAGGATAGCAGTGATAGAAATGAAAGGTTGGCTTTTGTCAAAGCGTAGATAGCGTTTGATTAAAAATTTGCTTAGAGTTGCGGTATTAAGCATTTTTTGCCAGCAATCCTTTTTTTGGACCGCTTTTTCCGTGACATTGCTTATATTTTTTTCCGCTCCCGCACGGACATAACTCATTTCGGGATATTTTTTTGGGATTGATATCAAGTTCTATTTCATCGGTATTGTAATCAAGCTCTTCTTGAGATTGTTCAAGTTCT
This window contains:
- the hemC gene encoding hydroxymethylbilane synthase; its protein translation is MKKLIIGTRGSVLALWQAKHIQQRIQSELGILSELQIVKTKGDKILDVPLAKIGGKGLFTKELEEMLLDRKIDLAVHSLKDVPVDFIQGLGLACITEREDVRDCFLSHRYCDIKALPIGAKVGTTSLRRSMQIKAFRPDLDTQSLRGNVQTRLKKLENGEFDAIILACAGVNRLGIDTSEVRHISPISTEIMIPAMGQGALGVEALENGEVFSLLKCLNHNPTAICCNIERAFVRALEGGCQVPIGVNASISDNKVYMNAIVGLPDGSEILQDRIEGNIGDGEFLARELAENFIQRGAKELLERAQKMMFGE
- the thiE gene encoding thiamine phosphate synthase, coding for MLKGLYGISNEILNPNDEIFRMLGQAIKGGLKIFQLRDKSHCDEEILNLSLKLVRFCAENDVLFVMNDRVDLAIEVGADGVHIGEQDCSLREVRKRFKGKIGVSCYDRLELALKAQEEGADYVAFGAFFDSKTKPNAKRVSLDIIKKAKQELSIPICAIGGINHQNIHLLKDVEMVAVIGGLWQGDIQKNAKLMIEHWKK
- a CDS encoding RNA-binding protein is translated as MKSIYVGNLAYSATNEDIKELFSKYGNVVSVKLVSDRETGRAKGFGFVEMEDDQALKAISSLDNTEFMSRTIRVNEANPKTR
- a CDS encoding ABC transporter permease; translated protein: MLNTATLSKFLIKRYLRFDKSQPFISITAILAFLGVGVGVMVLIVAMAIMNGMTKEFEKKLFVMNYPLTLFATSSKGISEKVLEALENKFPDLSFSPYLRIQSVARANGIMSAGIVFGVDIQREAKINEVFAKALTKTNISDFHKNKFSVIVGEGLKDLLLLQNDSKISLFFTKLEPTGLTFSPIMKRFDVKGFFDSGLKAYDTSYIYTNLSAIAAIKNIDSKTYDGIHIFSLKPMEDITKIKQALLEIPNYGIGIEGWWQQNGNFFSAMALEKRALFIVLMLIILMASLNIISSLLMVIMNRRKEIALLLSLGATSAEIKKTFFWLGNCIGIGGILLGVILSIIVLYILATFPIISLPADVYGITKLPIDLSLTDFFSTIIGAVIIVFISSYYPAKKASNIDSLSVLRNE